Proteins from one Kazachstania africana CBS 2517 chromosome 1, complete genome genomic window:
- the CAF4 gene encoding Caf4p (similar to Saccharomyces cerevisiae MDV1 (YJL112W) and CAF4 (YKR036C); ancestral locus Anc_1.247), giving the protein MRQTYTQLKDDFRSTMPLNEKDSFSEAFDGINGSFSDDINYINRLLLTYKSPYCISLQRFLLSTNRTQNHGRSNLHVLRKNGFIRSYSENGRQFFSNRYVGKKATFQFLSHLNDLTLNNIPREPLQGSSSELTIFSLFQGFNNKIKIINEMIHYSKDLEKNNEEQDGQFFSFDIDPSIIRSSFSVGILNNISSSITNKLGSLDIEKSSLQYELSELEKKVEQLNIKQELLYQKLESINKNESFLKGVLEMSTSRKDLVREYGLEKTKNSSSGENDILDKYLKNEKKIVDSYELSSESKSKFMLGTLSTFSDDSSYRLESTSDDLLSNMSLDRFYSGPHKKIKRYLGFAFEDSFNNQTGYVQKAHEDNITTLDFDFPNGTLSTAGHLDHTIKLWDLTKSTQIGELKGHKATVNSLQMDLTYNMVISAGKDATVKLWNVDLGIESFNTERYFNPCIYTFDSHTDEITAISSYHENLVSGSRDKTIRQWDLKTGKCIQILNIGFLNSQKELLGTVDPIRSPPPIGALQCRDAALATGGQDGIVRLWDLRIGKVVRSLSGHENAITALKFDDLHVVTGSLDKTAITWDLRTGHTVNRLEFDNPISSIDVDIDKITIATGQNSVRIVDRYEDKSWTCGETANPLSKATIVRYKDGQMIDGRSNGDVNIWHI; this is encoded by the coding sequence ATGAGACAGACTTACACacaattgaaagatgacTTTAGAAGTACAATGCCTCtgaatgaaaaagattctTTTTCAGAGGCCTTTGACGGAATAAATGGTAGCTTCTCTGATGATATAAACTACATCAATCGATTGCTACTGACCTATAAAAGTCCGTATTGCATATCATTACAACGGTTTTTGTTATCAACCAATAGGACACAGAATCATGGAAGATCTAACTTACACGTACTTCGCAAAAATGGCTTCATCAGAAGCTATTCCGAGAATGGTAGACAATTTTTCTCTAATAGATATGTTGGAAAGAAAGCCACCTTTCAGTTTCTGAGCCATCTTAATGATCTCActttaaataatattccaaGGGAACCGTTACAAGGTAGTTCGAGTGAACTCACCatattttctctctttcAAGGGTTCAACAATAAgattaaaataataaatgaaatgattCACTACTCTAAAGActtggaaaaaaataatgaagaacaaGACGGCCAATTTTTCTCCTTCGATATCGACCCTTCTATCATAAGAAGTTCTTTTTCAGTAGGTATACTAAATAACATCTCCAGCTCCATCACTAACAAATTGGGTTCTCTTGATATTGAGAAAAGTTCTCTTCAATATGAACTTTCAGAACTAGAAAAAAAGGTTGAACAACTCAACATCAAGCAAGAGCTTTTATACCAAAAACTCGAGAGCATcaacaaaaatgaaagttttCTAAAGGGTGTTTTGGAGATGTCTACATCTCGAAAAGACTTGGTTCGAGAGTATGGATTAGAAAAGACAAAAAATAGCTCATCTGGTGAGAATGATATCTTGgataaatatttgaaaaatgagaagaaaatagtCGACTCTTATGAACTAAGTTCAGAGAGCAAGTCCAAATTTATGCTTGGCACTTTATCAACATTTTCTGATGATTCCTCATACCGCTTGGAAAGTACATCTGATGACCTTCTATCAAATATGTCGCTAGATAGATTCTACAGTGGTCCTCataagaaaataaagagatATTTAGGATTCGCCTTTGAAGATAGCTTTAATAACCAAACTGGTTATGTACAAAAGGCGCATGAGGATAACATAACTACGttagattttgattttcctAATGGTACATTAAGTACAGCTGGGCATCTTGATCATACAATAAAATTATGGGATTTAACAAAGTCGACACAAATTGGGGAATTGAAAGGCCATAAGGCTACAGTAAATAGTTTGCAGATGGATCTAACATATAACATGGTTATAAGTGCAGGAAAAGATGCGACGGTGAAACTCTGGAATGTTGATCTGGGAATCGAATCTTTTAATACTGAGAGATACTTCAATCCATGCATATACACTTTTGACTCTCACACAGATGAAATTACTGCCATTTCTTCATATCATGAGAACTTGGTTAGCGGCTCAAGAGACAAGACGATTCGCCAATGGGACCTAAAGACTGGTAAGTGCATACAAATCCTAAACATAGGATTTCTCAATTCTCAGAAAGAACTATTAGGTACTGTGGATCCTATACGATCACCGCCTCCTATTGGAGCCCTGCAATGTCGTGATGCAGCGTTGGCGACAGGCGGTCAAGACGGAATTGTAAGGCTGTGGGACCTCAGGATAGGGAAAGTAGTAAGAAGTTTATCTGGTCATGAAAATGCCATCACTGCTCTGAAATTTGACGACCTACATGTAGTTACTGGTTCGTTAGACAAGACTGCAATCACCTGGGATTTACGGACAGGCCATACTGTGAACAGGCTGGAGTTCGACAACCCAATATCCTCCATCGATGTAGATATTGACAAAATTACAATTGCAACTGGGCAGAATTCAGTACGGATAGTAGACAGATATGAAGACAAGTCTTGGACGTGTGGAGAAACAGCAAATCCGCTCTCGAAGGCTACCATTGTTAGGTACAAAGATGGCCAGATGATTGATGGCCGTTCCAATGGCGATGTAAATATTTGGCATATTTAA
- the DAL80 gene encoding Dal80p (similar to Saccharomyces cerevisiae GZF3 (YJL110C) and DAL80 (YKR034W); ancestral locus Anc_1.250): MSPINEIIRQEPVTTDETNYTHTNTLLNGKSIPQQLPPIKKCSGSAHTISIELPRLSSQIVHSKLSVPDESKSYSTSANYAVSPKSFTDHSIVETDIIASSTQQQNVRLTESKDAHHCSNCLTTTTPLWRRDLDGNILCNACGLFLKLHGNSRPISLKSSNIKSRNRKHVRNGTKDNSNSQNNVLLKPKLNTLSRLFNYNETYNYSTVISRMDEVMNAVRPIRPYLKPKPKSPESSDVQKRRSSLPITQDKYVKSQELVKELGRIHRSEIVENATIDFGLQSNLSNQVEIIKLKTRLKELELTTELYKNYILQLNERFESLEGQLFLGKNHENNTE; the protein is encoded by the coding sequence ATGTCTCCAATTAACGAAATCATAAGACAGGAGCCTGTCACCACAGATGAAACTAACTATACACATACAAATACCCTACTTAATGGAAAATCAATTCCGCAACAGCTACCACCAATAAAGAAGTGCTCGGGTTCTGCACATACTATATCCATTGAATTACCCCGACTGTCAAGTCAAATTGTTCATTCAAAACTTTCCGTACCAGATGAGAGTAAATCCTATAGTACTTCTGCTAATTATGCCGTGTCACCTAAATCGTTTACAGATCATTCCATTGTAGAGACAGATATAATCGCAAGTAGTacacaacaacaaaatgtACGGCTAACTGAAAGTAAGGATGCGCACCATTGTTCGAACTGCTTGACTACCACAACTCCACTATGGAGAAGAGATCTCGATGGTAATATTCTTTGCAATGCATGTGGGTTGTTTTTAAAATTACATGGTAATTCAAGGCCAATTTCACTAAAGAGCTCGAATATAAAATCGAGAAATAGGAAGCATGTCCGGAACGGGACTAAAGATAATAGCAACTCTCAAAATAACGTTTTACTCAAACCTAAGCTTAATACACTTTCACGTCTTTTCAACTACAATGAAACTTACAATTATAGTACTGTCATATCTAGAATGGATGAAGTTATGAATGCCGTAAGGCCCATACGACCCTATTTGAAACCAAAACCTAAATCACCAGAATCATCAGATGTACAGAAGAGGCGATCTTCTCTGCCCATTACACAAGATAAGTACGTAAAGTCGCAAGAGCTAGTGAAAGAACTAGGCCGTATCCATAGATctgaaattgttgaaaatgCAACCATTGACTTCGGTTTGCAATCAAATCTATCAAACCAAGTCGAAATTATCAAACTGAAAACTAGATTGAAGGAGTTGGAGTTAACAACAGAATTATACAAGAACTACATCCTTCAACTTAATGAGAGGTTTGAATCATTAGAAGGTCAACTCTTTTTAGGCAAAAACCATGAAAATAACACTGAATGA
- the DID2 gene encoding Did2p (similar to Saccharomyces cerevisiae DID2 (YKR035W-A); ancestral locus Anc_1.249) produces the protein MSRNSSLGLENTLFQLKFTSKQLKKQAQRAAKEELQETNKLKKIINENEEIAKIYASNAIRKKNERLQLLKLASRVDSVSSRVQTAVTMRSVSTSMASVCKGMDKALMSMNLEQITTIMDKFETQFEDLDTSVNVYESMGMNSDAVAVDNDKVDELMAKVADENGLELKQSAKLDELPDLKASDKVLDDEKEDKLAQRLRALRG, from the coding sequence ATGTCCCGTAATAGTTCATTAGGATTAGAGAATACGCTATTTCAGCTTAAGTTTACCTCTAAGCAATTAAAGAAACAAGCACAACGTGCTGCTAAGGAAGAACTTCAAGAAACTAATaagttaaagaaaataattaATGAAAACGAAGAAATTGCCAAAATTTATGCCTCAAATGCTAtcagaaagaaaaatgaacGTTTACAACTATTAAAATTGGCATCTAGAGTGGATTCAGTGTCATCCAGAGTACAAACTGCCGTAACAATGAGATCTGTTTCAACTTCGATGGCTAGTGTCTGTAAAGGGATGGATAAGGCTCTAATGAGTATGAATTTGGAACAGATAACGACTATCAtggataaatttgaaactcAGTTTGAAGACCTTGATACCAGCGTTAATGTATACGAAAGTATGGGTATGAATTCGGATGCTGTTGCTGTCGATAATGATAAAGTGGATGAACTAATGGCCAAGGTTGCAGACGAAAATGGGCTAGAATTAAAACAATCGGCAAAGTTAGATGAATTACCGGATTTAAAGGCTAGTGATAAGGTCTTGGATGATGAGAAAGAAGATAAGTTAGCTCAGAGGTTAAGGGCCTTACGTGGTTAA
- the CCT7 gene encoding chaperonin-containing T-complex subunit CCT7 (similar to Saccharomyces cerevisiae CCT7 (YJL111W); ancestral locus Anc_1.248) — protein sequence MNFGNRTPTIVVLKEGTDASQGRGQIISNINACIAIQETLKPTLGPLGSDILIVSSNQKTTISNDGATILKLLDVVHPAAKTLVDISRAQDAEVGDGTTSVTILAGELMKEAKPFLEEGISSHVIMKGYRRAVNLAVEKIKELATDVSVEDSNTRELLERCAKTAMSSKLIYKNADFFVKMCVDAVLSLDRNDLDDKLIGIKKIPGGAMEESIFVDGVAFKKTFSYAGFEQQPKQFTNPKILSLNVELELKAEKDNAEVRVEHVEDYQAIVDAEWQIILDKLKQIEETGANIVLSKLPIGDLATQYFADRNIFCAGRVSSDDMDRVIKAVGGSVQSTTTDIKTEHLGTCAEFEEMQIGSERYNLFKGCPEARTCTLLLRGGAEQVIAEVERSLHDAIMIVKRALQNKLVVAGGGAIEMEISKYLRDYSKTIAGKQQLIIGAFARALEVIPRQLCENAGFDAIEILNKLRLAHSKGEKWFGVDFETENIGDTFNKFVWEPALIKINALNSATEATNLILSVDETIKNTESSSSNAGMAPPPGRGRGMPMPMQ from the coding sequence ATGAATTTTGGCAATAGAACTCCAACCATTGTTGTCCTTAAAGAAGGTACAGATGCATCACAGGGAAGAGGGCAGATCATATCAAATATCAATGCATGTATAGCAATCCAAGAAACATTAAAGCCAACTTTAGGACCACTGGGCTCGGATATCTTGATTGTATCATCTAATCAAAAGACTACTATCTCGAACGATGGTGCTACAATTCTGAAATTACTGGATGTGGTTCACCCAGCTGCAAAAACTTTAGTCGACATTTCTAGAGCCCAAGATGCTGAAGTTGGTGATGGTACTACTAGTGTTACAATTCTTGCAGGTGAATTGATGAAGGAAGCCAAGCCATTTTTAGAGGAAGGTATTTCATCTCATGTGATCATGAAGGGTTATAGAAGAGCTGTTAATTTAGCcgttgaaaaaatcaaagaattaGCCACAGATGTTTCCGTTGAGGATAGCAACACTAGGGAGCTTTTGGAGCGTTGCGCAAAAACTGCTATGTCATCTAAATTGATTTATAAAAATGCTGACTTTTTCGTCAAAATGTGTGTCGATGCGGTATTATCGTTAGACAGAAATGACCTTGACGATAAATTAATCGGTATCAAGAAGATTCCAGGTGGTGCTATGGaagaatcaatttttgttgaTGGTGTTGCATTCAAGAAGACATTCTCTTATGCTGGTTTTGAACAGCAACCAAAACAATTTACCAATCCAAAAATCTTAAGTTTAAATGTTGAACTAGAACTTAAGGCTGAGAAAGATAATGCTGAAGTTCGTGTTGAGCACGTTGAAGATTACCAAGCTATTGTAGATGCAGAATGGCAAATTATTttagataaattgaaacaaattgaGGAAACTGGGGCCAACATTGTCTTATCTAAATTACCAATTGGTGATTTAGCCACACAGTACTTCGCTgatagaaatattttttgtgCTGGTAGAGTTAGCAGTGATGATATGGACCGTGTTATTAAAGCTGTTGGTGGATCTGTTCAATCCACTACCACTGATATAAAGACAGAACATTTAGGTACGTGCgcagaatttgaagaaatgcAAATAGGTTCTGAACGttataatttattcaaaggTTGTCCAGAGGCCAGAACCTGTACATTATTATTAAGAGGTGGTGCTGAGCAAGTTATTGCGGAAGTCGAGAGATCGTTACATGATGCTATTATGATTGTTAAGAGAgctttacaaaataaacTAGTTGTTGCTGGTGGTGGGGCTATAGAAATGGAAATATCTAAATACTTGAGAGATTATTCCAAGACCATTGCTGGTAAACAACAACTAATCATTGGTGCATTTGCCCGTGCATTAGAGGTTATTCCAAGGCAATTATGTGAAAATGCGGGGTTTGACGCCATCGAAATTCTAAATAAGCTAAGACTTGCGCACAGTAAAGGTGAAAAATGGTTCGGTGTGGATtttgaaactgaaaatattggcgatactttcaataaatttgtcTGGGAGCCAGCTTTAATCAAGATAAATGCATTAAATAGTGCCACTGAAGCCACAAACTTAATATTGTCAGTGGATGAAACAATTAAAAACACCGAAAGTTCGAGTTCCAATGCAGGCATGGCCCCGCCACCGGGTAGAGGTAGAGGTATGCCAATGCCAATGCAGTAA